The proteins below come from a single Agrobacterium vitis genomic window:
- the cobU gene encoding bifunctional adenosylcobinamide kinase/adenosylcobinamide-phosphate guanylyltransferase has translation MAETISKRVFVLGGARSGKSRFAEQLCAETGLERHYLATGRAWDEEMRARIDQHQQDRGGLWVTHEEPLALVEKLRQIDATGRVVLVDCLTLWVTNLMMEEGRDMAAEAAAFADLLPRLSASIVLVSNEVGLGIVPENRMARHFRDHAGRLHQLIAASADEVYFVAAGLPLKMKG, from the coding sequence ATGGCCGAGACAATTTCGAAACGTGTCTTCGTTCTTGGAGGCGCGCGGTCCGGCAAGTCGCGTTTTGCCGAACAGCTTTGTGCCGAGACCGGCCTGGAGCGTCATTATCTGGCGACCGGGCGGGCCTGGGACGAGGAAATGCGCGCCCGGATCGACCAGCATCAGCAGGATCGTGGCGGCCTTTGGGTGACGCATGAGGAGCCGCTGGCGCTGGTGGAGAAGCTTAGGCAGATCGATGCAACAGGCCGGGTGGTGCTGGTCGATTGCCTGACGCTCTGGGTGACCAATCTGATGATGGAGGAGGGGCGCGACATGGCCGCTGAGGCTGCGGCCTTTGCGGATCTGCTGCCCCGGCTTTCCGCCTCCATCGTGCTTGTTTCCAATGAAGTCGGCCTTGGCATTGTGCCGGAAAACCGCATGGCCCGGCATTTCCGCGATCATGCCGGACGGCTTCATCAATTGATCGCGGCAAGCGCTGACGAGGTTTATTTCGTCGCGGCTGGTCTGCCCCTGAAAATGAAAGGCTGA
- the secDF gene encoding protein translocase subunit SecDF has product MLHFSRWKTILLWLAVVASVLIALPDLFSKDQLARLPSWFPSKQMTLGLDLQGGSHIMLKIERNDIVKERLEAVVGDIRSSLRDAGVRYTGLNGVGQAVQVRITDPAQLDAARKALQTLTAPVSTGGFGSSSVQEATLDDSGDGVLKFNLTDAGIDYRMSSALTQSIEVVRRRVDELGNTEPLIQRQGSDRIIVQVPGLDDPQRLKNLLNQTAKLSFRMVDTSMSATEAISGRPPATSEVLYSQDEAAVPYLVEKRVLVSGEDLVDAQASFNQQNNEPVVSFRFDSRGAQRFAQATQQNVGRPFAIVLDNQVISAPVIREPIVGGSGQISGNFTVQGANDLAVLLRAGALPATLTVVEERTVGPSLGADSIRAGVSAGFIGAGLVVVLMIGLYGFFGVLAVLALLANIVMIIAILTLLGSTLTLPGIAGIVLTIGMAVDSNVLIYERIREEYKSGRSLIQSIDIGFNKALATIVDANVTTLIAAGVLFFLGSGPVRGFSVTLAIGIITTVFTAFGLTRWMFTVWVNTRRPKALPKGVRTGIFDGTNIPFMGVRRYTFLLSAALSIAALVGFGTVGMKLGIDFTGGSIIELKARQGNADPAAIREQLSSLNLGDVQVQGFGDPSSVLVRLQAQDEGENGEQSAVAKVRGALEQAYEFRRTEVVGPSVSGELTKSATIGVLISLMAILVYIWIRFEWQFAAGAIIATLHDVILTLGLYVITGVEFDLSSIAAILTIVGYSLNDTVVVYDRMRENLRRYKKMPLDVLIDTSINQTLSRTILTSVTTLLALLALFLFGGEVIRSFTFAMLFGVLVGTFSSIYMAAPVLIAFRLRPEGQGEPDKAEKAKPEKNGAAGKAGA; this is encoded by the coding sequence ATGCTGCATTTCTCCCGCTGGAAAACCATTCTCCTCTGGCTTGCCGTCGTGGCGAGCGTCCTGATCGCGCTGCCCGACCTGTTCAGCAAGGATCAACTGGCCCGTCTTCCGTCCTGGTTCCCGAGCAAGCAGATGACGCTCGGCCTCGATTTGCAGGGCGGCTCGCATATCATGCTGAAGATCGAGCGCAACGATATCGTCAAGGAGCGGCTCGAAGCCGTGGTTGGCGATATCCGCAGCAGTCTTCGCGATGCGGGCGTTCGCTATACCGGGCTGAATGGCGTTGGCCAGGCGGTCCAGGTCCGCATTACCGATCCGGCTCAGCTTGATGCGGCGCGCAAGGCCTTGCAGACACTAACCGCGCCTGTCAGCACCGGCGGTTTCGGGTCGAGCAGCGTCCAGGAAGCGACACTGGACGATAGCGGCGATGGGGTGTTGAAGTTTAACCTCACCGATGCCGGTATCGATTACCGCATGTCCTCGGCGCTCACCCAGTCCATCGAAGTCGTGCGCCGCCGCGTCGATGAGCTTGGTAATACCGAGCCGTTGATCCAGCGTCAGGGCTCCGACCGGATCATCGTGCAGGTGCCGGGTCTGGATGATCCACAGCGTTTGAAGAATCTTCTGAACCAGACCGCGAAGCTGAGCTTCCGCATGGTCGATACCAGCATGTCGGCCACCGAAGCGATCAGCGGCCGCCCGCCTGCCACGTCCGAAGTGCTCTACAGCCAGGATGAGGCTGCGGTGCCTTATCTGGTCGAAAAGCGGGTTCTGGTGTCCGGTGAGGATCTCGTCGATGCGCAGGCAAGCTTCAATCAGCAAAATAACGAACCGGTCGTCAGCTTCCGCTTCGATAGCCGGGGCGCACAGCGTTTTGCCCAGGCGACCCAGCAGAATGTCGGGCGGCCTTTCGCCATTGTACTTGATAATCAGGTGATTTCCGCGCCTGTGATCCGTGAACCGATTGTCGGTGGCTCCGGCCAGATTTCCGGCAATTTCACGGTGCAGGGCGCCAATGACTTGGCCGTGCTGCTGCGCGCCGGTGCCTTGCCGGCAACCTTGACCGTGGTCGAAGAGCGCACCGTCGGCCCAAGCCTTGGTGCCGATTCGATCCGGGCCGGGGTTTCTGCCGGCTTTATCGGCGCGGGGCTGGTCGTGGTGCTGATGATCGGGCTTTACGGATTTTTCGGCGTGCTTGCCGTGCTTGCGCTGTTGGCCAATATCGTCATGATTATTGCGATCCTGACGCTGCTTGGATCGACGCTGACGCTGCCGGGCATCGCCGGTATCGTATTGACCATCGGTATGGCGGTTGATTCCAACGTGCTGATCTACGAGCGTATCCGCGAGGAATACAAGAGCGGGCGTTCCCTGATCCAGTCGATCGATATCGGCTTCAACAAGGCCTTGGCGACGATTGTCGATGCCAATGTTACGACGCTGATTGCTGCTGGCGTGCTGTTCTTCCTTGGCTCCGGTCCTGTACGCGGCTTTTCGGTGACGCTGGCCATCGGTATCATCACCACCGTATTTACTGCCTTTGGGTTGACCCGCTGGATGTTTACCGTCTGGGTCAACACGCGCCGTCCCAAGGCCCTGCCCAAGGGGGTTCGGACCGGAATTTTCGACGGAACCAACATCCCGTTCATGGGTGTCCGCCGTTACACGTTCCTGCTGTCGGCGGCCTTGTCTATAGCCGCCCTCGTCGGTTTCGGCACGGTCGGCATGAAGCTCGGCATCGATTTTACCGGCGGTTCGATCATCGAATTGAAGGCGCGTCAGGGCAATGCTGATCCCGCCGCCATTCGTGAACAGTTGAGCAGTCTCAATCTCGGCGATGTCCAGGTCCAGGGTTTTGGCGATCCGAGCAGTGTTCTGGTCCGTTTGCAGGCCCAGGACGAGGGTGAAAACGGCGAACAATCGGCTGTGGCCAAGGTGCGGGGCGCATTGGAACAGGCCTACGAGTTCCGCCGCACCGAAGTTGTCGGCCCGTCCGTGTCGGGTGAGTTGACGAAATCCGCAACCATTGGCGTGCTGATTTCGCTGATGGCGATCCTGGTTTACATCTGGATCCGGTTTGAATGGCAGTTTGCGGCGGGTGCTATTATCGCAACCCTGCATGACGTTATTCTGACACTCGGTCTCTACGTGATCACCGGGGTGGAATTCGACCTCAGCAGTATCGCGGCGATCCTGACGATTGTCGGCTATTCGCTGAACGACACCGTGGTCGTTTATGACCGCATGCGCGAGAACCTGCGCCGTTACAAGAAAATGCCGCTGGATGTGTTGATCGACACGTCGATCAACCAGACCCTGTCTCGAACCATCCTGACATCGGTGACAACGCTTCTGGCCCTTCTGGCACTGTTCCTGTTCGGTGGCGAAGTTATCCGCTCCTTCACCTTTGCCATGCTGTTCGGGGTTCTCGTCGGCACATTCTCCTCTATCTATATGGCGGCACCGGTGCTGATCGCCTTCCGTCTGCGCCCTGAAGGTCAGGGCGAGCCGGATAAGGCTGAAAAAGCAAAGCCGGAAAAGAACGGCGCAGCGGGTAAGGCGGGAGCATAG
- a CDS encoding DUF1127 domain-containing protein, producing the protein MNPIRIAKNWISYRRTLSELGGLSNQTLSDIGITRYDIRHIANRSFR; encoded by the coding sequence ATGAACCCGATCCGCATTGCAAAAAACTGGATTAGCTATCGCCGCACTCTGTCCGAGCTGGGCGGCCTGTCCAACCAGACCCTGTCCGACATCGGCATCACCCGTTACGACATCCGTCACATTGCCAACCGTTCGTTCCGTTAA
- a CDS encoding Mth938-like domain-containing protein, translating to MAKGIIIREAHFPGRSPIDAYGNGGFRFADMSHRGSLLLLPSGIYGWDMREGEDLTVAALQRLLDEADKVEFLLLGTGTELRRIPSDVKAALTAAGIGSDPMSTGAAVRTYNVMLAEERPVAAALIAV from the coding sequence TTGGCAAAGGGCATTATCATCCGCGAGGCGCATTTTCCGGGTCGGTCCCCCATCGATGCCTATGGCAATGGCGGGTTCCGGTTTGCGGATATGTCGCATCGCGGCTCCCTTTTGCTGTTACCATCAGGCATTTATGGCTGGGATATGCGCGAGGGCGAGGACCTGACGGTTGCCGCCCTCCAGCGCCTGCTGGACGAGGCGGATAAGGTCGAGTTCCTGTTGCTCGGCACGGGCACGGAACTGCGCCGTATCCCCAGCGACGTTAAGGCCGCTCTGACCGCCGCTGGTATTGGTTCTGACCCGATGAGCACCGGAGCTGCGGTGCGGACCTATAATGTGATGCTGGCGGAAGAACGGCCCGTGGCCGCCGCATTGATTGCAGTCTGA
- the trmFO gene encoding methylenetetrahydrofolate--tRNA-(uracil(54)-C(5))-methyltransferase (FADH(2)-oxidizing) TrmFO produces the protein MTDNNSYSPIHIIGGGLAGSEAAWQIAEAGVPVILHEMRGLRGTDAHKTDSLAELVCSNSFRSDDATANAVGVIHAEMRLAGSLIMACADRHQVPAGGALAVDRDGFAEAVTQALQAHPLVTVVREEITGLPPRDWDLAIIASGPLTSPALAEAIRAETGEDALAFFDAIAPIVHRDSINMDICWYQSRYDKVGPGGTGKDYINCPLDEAQYNAFIDALIAGDAVGFKEWEGTPYFDGCLPIEVMAERGRETLRHGPMKPMGLTNSHNPTVKAYAVVQLRQDNALGTLYNMVGFQTKLRYGAQAEIFRMIPGLENAEFARLGGLHRNTYIHSPVLLDPSLSLKSRPGLRFAGQITGCEGYVESASIGLLAGRFAAAERKGEAFSPPPVTTALGALLNHITGGHIVSNDEPGKKSFQPMNINFGLFPDLEPGSIVKPEGVKRFRGKDKTVMKRQLIAIRALAHCREWLGLPPHIPQPVAEMEDAGF, from the coding sequence ATGACAGACAACAACTCCTATTCCCCTATTCACATCATTGGCGGCGGGCTGGCTGGCTCCGAAGCCGCATGGCAGATCGCTGAGGCGGGCGTGCCGGTCATTCTTCATGAGATGCGCGGCCTTCGCGGCACCGACGCCCATAAGACCGATAGCCTTGCTGAGCTTGTCTGCTCCAATTCCTTCCGCTCCGACGATGCCACCGCCAATGCGGTCGGGGTTATCCATGCGGAAATGCGGCTGGCCGGCTCGTTGATCATGGCCTGCGCCGACCGCCATCAGGTGCCAGCGGGCGGCGCGCTTGCCGTTGACAGGGATGGCTTTGCCGAGGCTGTGACGCAGGCACTGCAAGCTCACCCGCTGGTAACCGTGGTGCGCGAGGAAATCACCGGCCTGCCGCCGCGCGATTGGGATCTTGCCATTATCGCCAGCGGTCCGCTAACATCACCGGCATTGGCCGAGGCCATCCGCGCTGAAACAGGTGAGGACGCGCTGGCCTTTTTCGACGCCATCGCCCCCATCGTCCACCGCGACAGCATCAATATGGATATCTGCTGGTATCAGTCGCGCTATGACAAGGTTGGCCCGGGCGGTACAGGCAAGGATTACATAAACTGCCCGCTGGACGAGGCCCAATATAACGCCTTCATTGATGCATTGATTGCTGGTGACGCAGTCGGCTTCAAGGAATGGGAAGGCACGCCCTATTTCGACGGCTGCCTGCCCATCGAAGTCATGGCAGAACGCGGGCGTGAAACCCTGCGCCATGGACCGATGAAGCCGATGGGGCTGACCAATTCCCATAACCCTACCGTGAAAGCCTATGCCGTCGTGCAGCTGCGCCAGGATAATGCGCTGGGCACGCTCTATAATATGGTCGGCTTCCAGACCAAGCTGCGCTACGGCGCCCAGGCCGAGATTTTCCGGATGATCCCCGGTCTGGAAAACGCCGAATTCGCCCGGCTTGGTGGCCTGCACCGCAATACCTATATCCATTCGCCGGTACTGCTCGATCCGTCTCTTTCCCTAAAGAGCAGACCGGGCCTGCGTTTTGCCGGGCAGATCACCGGCTGCGAAGGCTACGTCGAGAGTGCCTCCATCGGTCTTCTGGCCGGTCGCTTTGCTGCTGCCGAGCGCAAGGGCGAAGCCTTTAGCCCGCCGCCGGTGACAACGGCGCTCGGTGCGCTGCTCAACCATATTACCGGTGGCCATATCGTGTCCAATGACGAACCCGGTAAAAAGTCTTTCCAGCCGATGAACATCAACTTCGGACTGTTTCCGGATCTGGAGCCCGGCTCCATCGTCAAGCCAGAAGGCGTGAAGCGTTTCCGGGGCAAGGACAAGACTGTCATGAAGCGCCAGTTGATCGCCATCCGCGCCCTCGCCCATTGCCGGGAATGGCTCGGCCTGCCGCCGCACATCCCACAGCCGGTTGCCGAAATGGAAGACGCGGGCTTTTAA
- a CDS encoding phytoene/squalene synthase family protein: protein MAESAKPSPLAADVCLTTLREIDRDRYLACLLSPPEKQPALAALYAFNAELARVRDLVREPLPGEIRLQYWRDLLSGKGHGDTTANPLAAGLLAAVDSYRLPVQPLLDMIDARIADLYDDPIGPKSALEGYAGETASALIQLASLVLDTEAALNCATIAGHAGVAQAIAGLLALMPQHRARGQLYIPDEILTATGLDRDAFLSGKDEMRIDGAIEAFAGLGLDHLSKARAGGKLPASLVAAYLPVALAGPILRDARRRGADILQTPIRRAQWRRQLTLLRASVTGRF from the coding sequence ATGGCGGAAAGCGCTAAACCATCGCCATTGGCCGCCGATGTCTGTCTTACGACACTGCGGGAAATCGACCGCGACCGGTATTTGGCCTGCCTTCTCTCCCCGCCGGAAAAACAGCCTGCCTTGGCAGCGCTCTATGCCTTCAATGCCGAGCTTGCCCGCGTGCGTGATCTGGTGCGCGAACCCTTGCCGGGCGAAATCCGGTTGCAATATTGGCGCGATCTGCTTTCGGGCAAGGGACATGGCGATACCACGGCCAATCCGCTGGCGGCAGGGCTTTTGGCGGCGGTGGACTCCTATCGTTTACCGGTTCAGCCCCTGCTCGACATGATCGATGCGCGGATTGCCGATCTTTACGATGATCCGATTGGGCCAAAATCAGCGCTGGAAGGCTATGCAGGAGAGACCGCCTCGGCGCTGATCCAGCTGGCGAGCCTGGTGCTGGATACCGAGGCCGCGCTGAATTGCGCAACCATCGCCGGACATGCTGGGGTTGCCCAGGCCATTGCCGGACTGTTGGCACTGATGCCGCAACATCGGGCGCGGGGACAGCTTTACATTCCCGACGAGATATTGACTGCGACTGGCCTCGACCGTGATGCCTTTCTGTCGGGCAAGGACGAGATGAGGATCGATGGTGCCATCGAAGCCTTTGCCGGTCTGGGGCTCGATCACCTTTCCAAGGCGCGCGCTGGTGGCAAGCTTCCGGCGTCTCTGGTTGCTGCCTATCTGCCTGTGGCGCTCGCAGGGCCGATTCTGCGGGATGCTCGTCGGCGCGGCGCCGATATTCTGCAAACACCGATTCGCCGAGCCCAGTGGCGCCGCCAACTGACACTGCTGCGCGCCAGCGTGACGGGTCGATTTTAG
- the cobW gene encoding cobalamin biosynthesis protein CobW, producing the protein MLQKKIPVTVITGFLGAGKTTIIRNMLMNAGGKKIALIINEFGDLGVDGEVLKGCGAETCTEDDIIELTNGCICCTVADDFVPTMQRLLARDVLPDHIVIETSGLALPQPLVAAFNWPDIRTRVTVDGVVTVVDSAAVAAGRFADDHDRIDAQRAADDSLDHESPIEELFEDQLTCADLIVLNKTDLLDADGLAKVRTDVTARMSRKPTLIEAKNGDVPVMVLLGIGAGSEADIDNRKSHHELEHEALHASGEDHDHHHDHDEFDSFVVDLPQVREPDRFVDGLKTVIEAHDVLRLKGFVDVPGKPMRLVVQAVGSRIDQYYDRPWASGEQRATRLVVIGLHDLDQSAIADAIRAAA; encoded by the coding sequence ATGTTGCAAAAGAAAATTCCCGTCACCGTCATCACCGGCTTTCTCGGCGCGGGCAAGACGACGATCATCCGCAATATGCTGATGAATGCGGGTGGCAAGAAAATCGCGTTGATCATTAACGAATTCGGCGATCTAGGGGTCGATGGCGAGGTGCTGAAAGGTTGCGGTGCCGAGACCTGCACCGAGGACGACATTATTGAACTGACCAATGGCTGCATCTGCTGCACGGTTGCCGATGATTTCGTGCCGACCATGCAAAGGCTGCTGGCACGGGATGTGTTGCCCGACCATATCGTCATCGAGACCTCCGGCCTTGCCTTGCCGCAGCCGCTGGTGGCTGCCTTCAACTGGCCGGATATCCGCACCCGCGTGACCGTTGATGGTGTTGTGACGGTGGTCGATAGCGCTGCTGTCGCCGCTGGCCGGTTTGCTGACGACCACGACCGGATCGATGCCCAGCGCGCTGCCGATGACAGTCTTGATCACGAAAGCCCGATCGAGGAGCTGTTCGAGGACCAGTTGACCTGCGCCGATCTGATCGTGCTCAACAAAACCGATCTGCTTGATGCCGATGGTCTTGCCAAAGTGCGAACCGACGTGACCGCCCGGATGAGCCGCAAGCCAACATTGATCGAGGCGAAGAACGGCGATGTACCTGTCATGGTGCTGCTTGGTATCGGTGCGGGTTCGGAAGCCGATATCGACAATCGCAAGTCCCATCACGAGCTGGAGCATGAGGCGCTGCATGCGAGCGGTGAGGACCATGACCATCATCACGACCACGACGAATTCGACAGTTTTGTTGTCGATCTGCCGCAGGTGCGCGAGCCGGACCGTTTTGTCGATGGCTTGAAGACCGTGATCGAAGCGCATGACGTGCTGCGGCTGAAAGGCTTCGTCGATGTGCCGGGCAAGCCGATGCGGCTGGTGGTGCAGGCGGTCGGCAGCCGCATTGACCAATATTATGACCGGCCCTGGGCCTCTGGCGAGCAGCGGGCGACGCGGCTGGTGGTAATCGGCCTGCATGATCTCGACCAATCGGCGATTGCCGATGCCATCCGGGCGGCAGCGTAA